A genome region from Lentimicrobium sp. L6 includes the following:
- a CDS encoding SulP family inorganic anion transporter, producing the protein MKVKNLKGDIFGGLTAGIVALPLALAFGVQSGMGASAGLYGAMVLGFLAAIFGGTPTQISGPTGPMTVVSATIIAMGIASYGNLDNALGVIILTFLMAGLFQIVFGLLKIGKYVKFIPYPVLSGFMSGIGVIIIFYQFFPVLGLNSPNKMIQVILQIPSAIPLSNFISVSIAISTILIIYLFPKVTKAIPSTLVALLASSFAAYFFKLDLPLIGEMPQGLPELQISSLLDIHISDINMALIPAITLAGLGTIDSLLTSVVADNVTRTKHNSNKELIGQGIGNMAASLIGGIPGAGATMRTVVNIKSGGHSRISGVVHALLLLFIILGLGKYVAFIPLASLAGVLITVGISIIDIRGLKNLLNIPKADAFVLIVVLILTVFVDLLQAVGIGMVISSIIFMRKASEMVEDNTSLTQVDQYDREMAWSDEVNLSLSRDTVYIKRFDGPMFFGVAAKMMERINKIPTNAKVVIFRMKKVPFIDQSGLYALEEVIKEMQKMGIVVVLTMIQAQPLYLLKKNRLIPNILPEKYLFDTIEDCSEWLKGYCQEIKEE; encoded by the coding sequence ATGAAAGTGAAAAATTTAAAAGGAGATATTTTCGGAGGATTAACTGCTGGAATTGTTGCACTTCCTTTAGCTTTGGCGTTTGGAGTACAATCGGGAATGGGAGCTAGTGCTGGATTATATGGGGCCATGGTTTTAGGTTTTTTAGCCGCTATATTTGGCGGAACTCCCACTCAGATTTCTGGCCCAACTGGTCCTATGACTGTTGTTTCTGCAACCATTATAGCCATGGGAATAGCATCCTATGGAAATTTAGATAATGCTTTAGGAGTCATTATCCTTACTTTTTTAATGGCGGGCTTGTTTCAAATTGTTTTTGGGCTTTTAAAAATAGGTAAATATGTGAAGTTTATTCCTTATCCTGTTTTATCAGGTTTTATGAGTGGAATTGGTGTTATCATTATTTTTTATCAATTTTTTCCAGTTCTGGGTTTAAATTCTCCCAATAAAATGATACAAGTAATATTGCAAATTCCTAGTGCCATTCCCCTAAGCAATTTCATCTCTGTATCAATAGCTATTTCAACAATTTTAATTATTTATTTATTTCCTAAAGTAACCAAAGCTATTCCTAGCACATTGGTAGCTCTATTAGCCAGTTCGTTTGCGGCCTATTTTTTCAAGCTCGACTTGCCATTAATAGGTGAAATGCCTCAGGGGTTGCCAGAGCTACAGATTTCATCTTTACTTGATATACACATTAGTGACATTAATATGGCTTTAATACCTGCTATTACATTGGCGGGATTGGGCACTATAGATTCCTTATTAACTTCCGTGGTTGCGGATAATGTAACTCGAACCAAACATAATAGCAATAAAGAGCTTATCGGACAAGGAATTGGTAATATGGCTGCTTCACTAATTGGAGGAATCCCAGGAGCAGGTGCGACCATGCGAACTGTTGTGAATATCAAATCGGGAGGCCATAGCCGTATTTCGGGTGTGGTTCATGCTTTATTATTGTTATTTATCATATTAGGATTAGGTAAGTATGTGGCCTTTATTCCACTAGCATCTTTGGCTGGGGTGTTAATCACTGTGGGAATTAGCATTATCGATATTAGAGGATTAAAGAATTTATTGAATATCCCAAAAGCCGATGCTTTTGTGTTGATCGTAGTTTTAATTTTGACTGTTTTTGTGGATTTATTGCAAGCTGTAGGAATCGGAATGGTGATTTCATCCATTATATTTATGCGAAAAGCCAGCGAAATGGTGGAAGATAATACTTCTTTAACTCAAGTGGACCAGTATGATAGAGAAATGGCTTGGAGCGATGAAGTAAATCTCTCATTAAGTCGAGATACTGTTTATATCAAGCGCTTTGATGGGCCTATGTTTTTTGGTGTGGCAGCAAAAATGATGGAACGCATCAATAAAATTCCCACTAATGCCAAAGTGGTGATATTCAGGATGAAGAAAGTACCTTTTATCGATCAGTCAGGTTTATATGCTTTGGAGGAGGTGATTAAGGAGATGCAGAAGATGGGTATTGTAGTGGTTTTGACCATGATACAAGCTCAGCCTCTTTATTTGTTGAAGAAAAACAGATTGATTCCCAATATACTTCCTGAGAAATACCTTTTTGACACTATAGAAGATTGTTCAGAATGGCTGAAAGGCTATTGTCAAGAAATAAAAGAGGAATAA
- a CDS encoding zinc-ribbon domain-containing protein, translated as MFVIFGLDDAKPEITVSTFTNHCHHCNNTTKWHYAKHQTSFSLFFLPLFPVKTKYYYLCPICNHGDEISSNEYQRMTNQTYNQ; from the coding sequence ATGTTCGTTATATTCGGTCTAGATGATGCCAAGCCAGAAATTACGGTGAGTACTTTTACCAATCATTGCCATCATTGTAATAATACTACTAAATGGCATTATGCCAAACATCAAACTTCTTTCTCTTTGTTTTTTCTGCCCCTCTTTCCGGTGAAAACAAAATACTACTATTTATGTCCCATCTGTAATCATGGCGACGAAATCTCGTCCAACGAATATCAAAGAATGACAAACCAAACCTATAATCAATAG
- a CDS encoding N(4)-(beta-N-acetylglucosaminyl)-L-asparaginase: protein MSNRRNFLKKSALFGGGLLISPLVKSEMIIPNLPSKSKETIFLSTWNHGVPANKKATEVIEAGGSLIDALEKGANISESNPKNTSVGLGGMPDRDGHVTLDAAMMDGKGNAGCVCFLEGFENPINIARKVMEETPHVLLAGEGAAQFARSQGFKEIELLTPETKKAWEEWRKEAKYSPEVNVENHDTIGLVGLHKGEVAAACTTSGLAFKMRGRVGDSPILGAGLFADEEVGACSATGLGEYVLKSQTSFLVLELMRQGKTAEQACKIALERIKTKFLDPNPELKFQVGLVVIGINGDYAGYSILPGYQYALTTNGKTDLLDAPYLMEN, encoded by the coding sequence ATGAGTAATAGAAGAAATTTTCTGAAGAAATCAGCTCTTTTTGGAGGAGGTTTATTAATCAGTCCATTAGTAAAATCGGAAATGATAATCCCTAATTTACCTTCAAAAAGCAAAGAGACTATTTTCTTGAGTACTTGGAATCATGGTGTTCCTGCCAATAAGAAGGCTACGGAAGTCATTGAGGCTGGAGGTTCATTAATCGATGCTTTGGAAAAAGGGGCCAATATCAGTGAATCAAATCCAAAGAATACCTCAGTTGGTTTAGGTGGAATGCCTGATAGAGATGGTCATGTAACTTTGGATGCAGCTATGATGGATGGAAAAGGGAATGCTGGGTGTGTCTGCTTCCTCGAAGGATTTGAAAATCCGATTAATATTGCACGAAAAGTGATGGAGGAGACTCCTCATGTGCTTCTTGCGGGTGAAGGTGCAGCACAGTTCGCCCGTTCTCAGGGGTTTAAAGAAATAGAATTATTGACTCCCGAAACTAAGAAAGCTTGGGAGGAATGGAGAAAAGAAGCGAAATATAGTCCTGAGGTGAATGTGGAGAATCATGATACCATTGGGCTCGTGGGCTTGCACAAAGGAGAAGTCGCTGCAGCTTGTACAACGAGTGGATTGGCTTTTAAAATGCGAGGAAGAGTGGGAGATAGTCCTATTTTGGGAGCTGGATTATTTGCTGATGAAGAAGTGGGCGCCTGCTCAGCAACTGGATTAGGTGAATATGTATTGAAGTCTCAAACCAGTTTTTTGGTTTTAGAATTAATGCGACAGGGTAAAACAGCAGAACAAGCCTGTAAAATAGCCTTGGAAAGAATCAAGACGAAGTTCTTGGATCCAAACCCAGAATTGAAATTTCAAGTTGGTTTAGTGGTCATTGGAATTAATGGTGATTATGCTGGATATTCAATCCTTCCTGGTTATCAATATGCATTAACAACAAATGGGAAAACAGATTTATTAGATGCCCCTTATTTAATGGAGAATTGA
- a CDS encoding beta-N-acetylhexosaminidase, which produces MKNWSLFIILALLFSACKFENNSHLESPVIPRANGMYPMPSSFNITEKTIILLGSNDAQMTRLAQKLKSQIDSTCGFDINVQDVAEAEGLRNVILLSFKNDMTRTGNSGYHLEVDKDKVVIQGKDFNGVFNGVMTLSQIILLDQINEEDGLVEVPNIQVWDEPRFEYRGMHLDVGRHHFSVSFIKKYLDVMALYKMNYFHWHLTEDQGWRIEIKAYPALTEIGAWRTEANGERYGGFYTQEQAKEIVEYAKNLNITVIPEIEMPGHSRAALAAYPELSCTGEKLEVPITWGVFEDVFCAGNEETFVFYEKVLDEVMEIFPAEYIHVGADECPKTRWEECPKCQKRIKEEGLNNEHELQSYFIRRMEKYLNKNGKKLIGWDEILEGGLAPDATVMSWRGMQGGIDAAKQEHDVIMTPTDYCYFDYYQADRDFEPKAIGGYLPLSKVYAFNPLPKELNEEQQAFILGGQGNVWTEYMETEEYVEYMLLPRMLALSEALWSRERNKDFDDFKERLQTHKKLLTKLGYNFSNGSYKISVETKFDTSTNENMLSFISEQYEPEIRYTQDVNMILDSGEVFKKAFSPKGSGVIIAGIFEDGKLVRTTTEIHYAKHLGLGCDIKLLRKPNWRYGGETNASLVDGILGSDNHGDGKWCGFQGKDLVAELEFKTPTDLKKLSFGYIQSQRAWIMPPKAVQVYGRQEGESYKLLYDGDLKNLLNISDHNSSNVIVDFEGIQLVALKVHIENYKKLPSSHPNAGNDCWLFVDELILE; this is translated from the coding sequence ATGAAAAATTGGAGTCTATTTATCATTCTAGCATTATTATTCTCTGCATGTAAATTTGAGAATAATAGTCATTTAGAAAGTCCAGTAATACCTAGGGCTAATGGAATGTATCCTATGCCTTCCTCCTTTAATATTACCGAAAAAACCATTATTTTACTAGGCTCTAATGATGCTCAGATGACTCGTTTGGCCCAAAAACTTAAAAGCCAAATAGACTCTACTTGTGGATTTGACATCAATGTTCAAGATGTTGCTGAAGCAGAAGGCCTGAGAAATGTCATCCTCCTCTCTTTTAAAAATGACATGACTAGAACTGGAAATAGTGGCTATCATTTAGAAGTGGATAAAGATAAAGTTGTTATTCAAGGCAAAGACTTTAATGGCGTTTTTAATGGGGTGATGACACTTTCTCAAATCATTTTATTGGATCAAATAAATGAAGAAGATGGGCTTGTGGAGGTGCCAAATATCCAAGTATGGGATGAGCCTCGTTTCGAATATCGTGGAATGCATTTAGATGTGGGGCGTCATCACTTCTCAGTATCTTTTATTAAGAAGTATTTAGATGTGATGGCGCTTTATAAAATGAATTATTTCCATTGGCATTTAACTGAAGACCAAGGATGGAGAATAGAAATAAAAGCCTATCCAGCATTAACAGAAATTGGAGCTTGGAGAACCGAAGCCAATGGAGAAAGATATGGAGGGTTTTATACTCAAGAACAAGCTAAAGAAATTGTGGAATATGCTAAAAACCTCAATATTACAGTGATTCCAGAAATAGAAATGCCAGGACACAGTAGGGCTGCTTTAGCAGCGTATCCAGAGCTTTCTTGTACTGGTGAGAAACTCGAAGTGCCAATAACTTGGGGTGTTTTTGAGGATGTCTTCTGTGCTGGTAATGAAGAAACTTTCGTTTTCTATGAAAAAGTATTGGATGAAGTGATGGAAATATTTCCTGCCGAATATATTCACGTGGGAGCCGACGAATGCCCGAAAACACGTTGGGAGGAATGTCCAAAATGTCAAAAGAGAATAAAAGAGGAGGGTTTAAATAATGAGCATGAGTTGCAAAGTTATTTCATCCGCCGAATGGAAAAATATCTGAATAAAAATGGCAAAAAGTTAATTGGCTGGGACGAGATTTTAGAAGGTGGTTTAGCACCAGATGCCACCGTGATGTCATGGCGTGGAATGCAAGGTGGAATAGATGCGGCTAAGCAAGAACACGATGTAATCATGACCCCAACGGATTATTGCTATTTTGATTATTATCAGGCAGATCGTGATTTTGAACCCAAAGCTATTGGAGGTTATCTTCCATTATCTAAAGTATATGCCTTTAATCCACTTCCAAAAGAATTAAACGAGGAGCAGCAAGCTTTTATCTTAGGTGGACAAGGCAATGTTTGGACGGAGTATATGGAAACAGAAGAATATGTGGAATATATGTTATTGCCAAGAATGCTGGCTTTATCAGAAGCATTATGGTCTAGAGAAAGAAATAAAGACTTTGACGATTTTAAGGAGCGCTTACAAACTCATAAGAAGCTGCTCACCAAACTTGGATACAATTTCTCAAATGGTTCTTATAAAATCTCAGTAGAAACAAAGTTTGATACATCTACTAATGAGAATATGCTGAGCTTCATCTCAGAGCAATACGAGCCCGAAATCAGATATACACAGGATGTAAATATGATTCTAGATTCTGGAGAAGTGTTTAAGAAAGCCTTTTCTCCTAAAGGATCAGGAGTGATTATAGCAGGAATTTTTGAGGATGGTAAATTAGTAAGAACAACTACAGAAATTCATTATGCAAAACATTTAGGTTTAGGATGTGATATTAAACTTTTAAGAAAGCCCAATTGGCGATATGGTGGAGAAACCAATGCAAGCCTAGTAGATGGTATATTAGGGAGCGATAATCATGGTGATGGAAAATGGTGCGGATTTCAAGGCAAAGATTTAGTGGCTGAATTGGAATTCAAGACACCGACTGATTTGAAAAAACTCTCCTTTGGCTATATCCAGAGCCAAAGAGCATGGATTATGCCTCCAAAGGCTGTACAAGTTTATGGTAGACAAGAAGGGGAGAGCTATAAGCTCCTTTATGATGGCGATTTGAAGAATTTATTAAACATTTCTGACCATAACAGTTCGAATGTGATAGTTGATTTCGAAGGAATACAATTAGTGGCTTTGAAAGTCCATATAGAGAATTATAAAAAATTACCCTCCTCTCATCCTAATGCAGGCAATGATTGTTGGTTATTTGTGGATGAGTTGATTTTGGAGTAA
- a CDS encoding ATP-binding protein, which translates to MSINHTSSKYQVFTVLLLFFSFGLTNCSPKEKNSYSIEKGQLNLKEWDFNNDGIVKLNGEWEFYWNHFILSEDSVIDKIEAEHISVPGLWNEHISNGKKIENIGYGSYRLKVSIKEIEELAIKYINASSSAAIYVDGALLYESGKPNTSKETAIAGYRPEVISFIPKANEFEIIIHISNYHHKKGGQWEPLILGQKKQIQEFFNLRIFLEILSAGFIFIMVLFHLTLYSRFPDDKPLLYFAIFSFFISIRFIVDGEFSIFMMGDFSWSSILHISYLSFYLAVLFFFLYFKSLFPKLVNTIATRIIVSTSLVFSASVILLPTEQFSYGMIYFQLFTIISCFYLFPVLFLAIKEKREGAKFLLIGFVIVFLCLIHDTLEVNEIIYSTPLSSYGITIFILMQAYFLSIRIRKALEHNKVLSHDLQIQNEEYCDLNIRYKEQNERLLLSKDRAEESDRLKSSFLANMSHEIRTPMNGIMGFASLLKMPELSPEERKESIEIIEKSGQRMLNIINDIIDISKIESGLMEVYIKESDINDQVQYIYTFFKPEVEAKGMKLILKNQYSRVPTIIKTDSEKVFAILTNLVKNAIKYSAKGIIEYGFEIKGNFLEFYVKDDGIGIAQGRQEAVFERFIQADISNKMALSGAGLGLSITKAYVELLGGKIWLESQEGKGSTFFFTLPYQIPEESETIKTTEQTKVEEIDYLKSLKIMIAEDDETSKTLIVKLVRKLSKEIIEVTSGIEAVEQCCKHSDIDLILMDIQMPEMNGHEATQEIRKFNKEVIIIAQTAYGLAGDKEKALEAGCNEYLAKPIDNIELYSLIKKYFGAS; encoded by the coding sequence ATGAGCATCAACCATACGAGTTCAAAATATCAGGTCTTTACTGTTCTTCTATTATTTTTCAGCTTTGGGCTGACAAATTGTAGCCCTAAAGAAAAGAATTCCTATTCCATTGAGAAAGGACAACTGAATTTAAAAGAATGGGATTTTAATAATGATGGTATAGTCAAATTAAATGGAGAATGGGAGTTTTATTGGAATCATTTTATCCTTTCTGAGGATTCTGTTATTGATAAAATAGAAGCTGAGCATATTTCTGTTCCAGGCCTTTGGAACGAACATATTTCCAATGGAAAAAAGATAGAGAATATAGGATATGGTTCCTATAGACTAAAGGTGAGTATAAAAGAAATAGAAGAATTAGCCATAAAATATATAAATGCCAGCTCCTCAGCAGCAATTTATGTTGATGGAGCCTTACTATATGAATCCGGCAAACCCAATACTTCAAAAGAAACAGCAATAGCTGGATATCGGCCTGAAGTGATTTCATTTATTCCAAAGGCTAATGAATTTGAAATTATCATCCATATCTCAAACTATCATCACAAAAAAGGAGGACAGTGGGAACCCTTAATTCTAGGACAGAAAAAGCAGATTCAAGAGTTTTTCAACCTGAGGATTTTTTTGGAAATTCTATCCGCAGGATTTATCTTCATCATGGTATTATTTCACTTAACACTTTACTCGAGATTCCCTGATGACAAACCTCTACTCTATTTTGCCATATTCTCCTTTTTTATTTCCATAAGATTTATTGTAGATGGTGAGTTTTCCATTTTTATGATGGGAGATTTCAGCTGGTCAAGCATATTACATATTTCCTATTTGAGCTTCTATTTGGCTGTGCTTTTCTTTTTCTTATATTTTAAAAGTCTGTTCCCTAAGTTGGTGAATACTATAGCTACTCGAATAATCGTAAGCACTTCATTAGTATTCTCAGCATCTGTAATCTTACTTCCTACAGAGCAGTTTTCCTATGGAATGATTTATTTTCAATTGTTTACCATCATTTCCTGTTTCTACCTATTCCCAGTTCTATTTTTAGCCATTAAAGAAAAAAGAGAAGGTGCTAAGTTTTTACTTATTGGTTTTGTCATCGTTTTTCTTTGCTTGATTCATGATACCCTTGAAGTAAATGAAATCATCTATTCTACTCCTTTATCCTCGTATGGAATCACCATTTTCATTTTAATGCAGGCTTATTTTCTTTCCATTAGAATACGTAAAGCTTTAGAACATAATAAGGTTCTCTCACATGATTTACAGATTCAAAATGAGGAGTATTGCGACTTGAACATCCGCTATAAAGAGCAAAATGAAAGACTATTATTATCTAAGGATAGAGCTGAGGAAAGTGACCGCCTGAAATCCTCTTTCTTAGCCAATATGAGCCATGAGATTAGAACTCCAATGAATGGTATCATGGGTTTTGCAAGTTTATTAAAGATGCCCGAGCTATCACCTGAAGAGCGAAAAGAAAGCATTGAGATCATTGAGAAAAGCGGGCAACGTATGCTCAATATCATTAATGACATTATCGATATTTCGAAAATTGAATCTGGTTTAATGGAAGTCTATATCAAGGAATCTGATATTAATGACCAAGTACAATATATTTATACCTTTTTCAAACCAGAAGTAGAAGCCAAAGGAATGAAACTCATTCTAAAGAATCAGTATTCGAGAGTTCCCACCATCATTAAAACGGACAGTGAAAAGGTTTTCGCTATTTTAACTAATCTGGTTAAAAATGCCATTAAATATTCCGCGAAAGGAATCATTGAATATGGTTTTGAAATAAAAGGAAATTTCCTTGAATTCTATGTAAAAGACGATGGCATTGGAATTGCCCAAGGCAGACAAGAAGCCGTCTTCGAACGTTTTATCCAAGCTGATATCAGCAATAAAATGGCTTTAAGTGGTGCTGGATTAGGTTTATCTATCACCAAGGCTTATGTGGAATTACTAGGAGGAAAAATTTGGTTAGAAAGCCAAGAAGGAAAAGGCTCTACCTTCTTTTTCACCCTGCCCTACCAAATTCCTGAAGAAAGTGAAACCATAAAAACCACAGAGCAAACCAAGGTAGAGGAAATAGATTATCTCAAAAGCTTAAAAATAATGATTGCTGAAGATGATGAAACTTCAAAAACTTTGATTGTTAAGCTGGTAAGAAAGTTAAGCAAAGAAATTATTGAAGTAACTTCTGGAATTGAAGCTGTGGAGCAATGTTGCAAGCATTCTGATATAGATTTGATTTTGATGGATATTCAAATGCCTGAAATGAATGGCCACGAAGCCACACAGGAAATCAGAAAATTCAATAAAGAGGTCATCATTATTGCTCAAACGGCTTATGGTTTGGCTGGTGATAAGGAAAAAGCATTGGAGGCGGGTTGCAACGAATATCTTGCCAAACCTATTGATAATATTGAGCTGTATTCTCTTATTAAAAAGTATTTTGGAGCTAGTTAG